In a genomic window of Halobiforma lacisalsi AJ5:
- a CDS encoding prenyltransferase, with protein sequence MGENASTRGGDGDGTGAGAEAEGKSDQRGGLAHRLRYLLVLSRPRFWLYLAGPVLVGVAYAAEARGDLFAPAAVVLFAYFLLPANVFLYGINDVYDREIDAENPKKEDKEARYRGQGYVPAAVGLCAALPLLFVLVVPAPAWPWIVVFLVLGAAYSAPPVRFKTTPLLDSVSNGLYVAPGAAAYAAVAGTQPPALAVAGGWLWAMGMHTFSAIPDIEPDRAAGIRTTATTLGERRTYAYCGACWLASALAFGAIDYRLGAVMAVYPALVAVVAGSSVAVDRAYWWFPAINTVVGTALTMGALWRLVNG encoded by the coding sequence ATGGGCGAGAACGCGTCGACGCGAGGGGGCGATGGAGACGGAACCGGAGCTGGAGCCGAAGCCGAGGGCAAGTCCGACCAGCGGGGCGGGCTCGCCCACCGACTCCGTTACCTGCTGGTCCTCTCGCGGCCGCGATTCTGGCTCTACCTCGCCGGTCCCGTGCTGGTCGGGGTCGCCTACGCGGCCGAGGCACGCGGCGACCTGTTCGCGCCGGCGGCGGTCGTCCTGTTCGCGTACTTCCTGCTCCCGGCGAACGTCTTCCTCTACGGGATCAACGACGTCTACGACCGCGAGATAGACGCTGAGAACCCGAAAAAGGAGGACAAGGAGGCCCGGTACCGGGGACAGGGGTACGTCCCCGCCGCGGTCGGCCTCTGTGCCGCCCTGCCGTTGCTGTTCGTTCTCGTCGTTCCGGCGCCGGCCTGGCCCTGGATCGTCGTCTTCCTCGTACTGGGTGCGGCCTACAGCGCGCCGCCGGTCCGGTTCAAGACGACGCCGCTGCTCGACTCGGTCTCGAACGGACTCTACGTCGCGCCCGGCGCGGCAGCCTACGCGGCCGTCGCCGGCACCCAGCCGCCCGCACTCGCCGTCGCCGGCGGCTGGCTGTGGGCCATGGGGATGCACACCTTCTCGGCGATCCCCGACATCGAGCCCGACCGTGCGGCCGGGATCCGGACCACCGCGACGACCCTCGGCGAACGTCGCACGTACGCCTACTGCGGCGCGTGCTGGCTGGCCAGCGCCCTCGCGTTCGGCGCGATCGACTACCGACTGGGGGCCGTCATGGCCGTCTACCCCGCGCTCGTCGCCGTGGTGGCCGGCTCGAGCGTCGCCGTCGACCGGGCCTACTGGTGGTTTCCGGCGATCAACACCGTCGTCGGCACCGCCCTGACGATGGGTGCCCTCTGGAGGCTCGTCAATGGATAG